In one window of Temnothorax longispinosus isolate EJ_2023e chromosome 9, Tlon_JGU_v1, whole genome shotgun sequence DNA:
- the LOC139819161 gene encoding uncharacterized protein, whose protein sequence is MVLDSICVRWHLISKKCKIPRSEFLIAVRLVLNSTFFTFNSIIYQQIFGSPMGSPLSPTAVDIVMQDLEARALATLKYTPPFFVRYVDDIALATPSSSLDHTLEVFNSFYPRLQFTMEVGEGGRLNFLEITMIRRSNRIIFDWFHKPTFSGRYLSFISQHPVCQKRGTVISLIDRVFLLSHPSFHSKNLELAVQILLNNCYPLDFIFRIFHERIKSLIDRVRSGTDRSPEVQPEEAASFFTIPYIPHINDQYRNILKNYKFRLSYYSLNKMQNCIKAHKDALPKFAHSNVVYKINCGDCDASYVGQTGRQLQTRIKEHQAHVRKNTTSRSVITEHRLEFGHDFEWNAVEILDSEPYISKRLISEMICIKRQKNGLNMQTDTEDLPENYLDVIEGLPKI, encoded by the coding sequence ATGGTCCTAGACAGCATTTGCGTTAGATGGcacttaatttctaaaaaatgcaaaattccaAGATCCGAATTTCTGATAGCGGTGAGATTGGTTCTAAATTCAACTTTTTTCACgtttaatagtattatttacCAACAAATTTTCGGCTCACCAATGggctctcctctttctcccacAGCTGTGGATATAGTTATGCAGGACTTAGAAGCCAGGGCCCTCGCAACATTAAAATACACACCCCCATTTTTTGTGCGATACGTCGACGACATTGCTCTCGCAACTCCTTCTTCCTCACTGGACCACACATTGGAGGTCTTCAACTCCTTCTATCCAAGGCTCCAGTTTACTATGGAGGTTGGGGAGGGTGGGAGGTTGAACTTCTTGGAAATTACAATGATTCGTCGAAGCAATCGGATAATATTTGATTGGTTTCATAAACCAACGTTTTCGGGCAGGTACTTGAGTTTCATATCTCAACATCCTGTTTGCCAGAAGAGAGGTACAGTCATAAGTTTAATTGATAGAGTTTTTTTGTTGTCTCACCCATCGTTCCATtcaaagaatttagaattagcTGTACAAATTTTACTTAACAACTGCTACCCGCTGGATttcatttttagaattttccaTGAGCGCATTAAGTCTCTCATTGACAGAGTGCGTTCTGGGACAGATAGATCGCCTGAGGTGCAACCTGAAGAGGCGGCGTCCTTTTTCACGATACCGTATATTCCGCATATTAATGACCAATATAGAaacatcttaaaaaattataagtttagGCTATCATATTATAGCCTGAATAAAATGCAGAATTGCATTAAAGCACATAAGGACGCCCTTCCGAAATTTGCACATAGCAAcgtagtatataaaattaactgtGGGGACTGTGATGCTTCTTACGTGGGTCAGACTGGTAGGCAACTACAAACCAGAATTAAAGAACATCAGGCCCACGTAAGAAAAAACACAACCAGTCGCTCAGTAATCACAGAGCATAGATTAGAGTTTGGTCATGATTTCGAGTGGAATGCGGTGGAAATTTTGGACAGCGAACCATATATTAGTAAACGGTTAATATCTGAGATGATATGTATTAAAAGACAGAAGAATGGTCTGAATATGCAGACGGACACCGAGGATTTACCCGAGAACTATCTCGATGTGATCGAGGGGCTTCCAAAAATTTGA
- the LOC139818716 gene encoding probable cytochrome P450 6a14 isoform X2 produces MVLVELIGALIGALSIVYIYYKFVIFNFWRKRGVFYVEPVVPTGNITALVIGKKQIGVLFQDVYMKYKNHRAIGMYSLYKPNLLIADPDLIRVVLTKEFRSFHDRGMYYNEKTDPLSAHLFCMPGKRWRNMRVKMTPTFTSGKIKQMFSIVKECGEELAKYLQSIAQMRDSVEIKDIFARYSTDVIMSTAFGIKSNCIEEPNNEYRKQEKKIVEMNSIWIALFIFVPKIMDFFSVPFTDRQVTSFYMNMFRENVEYRQIHNIVRHDFMNLLIQLMGRGYVDPDDDKKTTDVKSTVSKLTMEEAVAQSYIFFIAGFETSSTTATFALYELAQHHDVQDKVRQDIDEMLTKHGGVTYDAVNEMTYLHKVVNETLRKYPPIPVLNRTCTEEIDLPTMNVRLPKGTLITIPVLGLHRDPSIYPDPDKFDPERFNANVVAERLPYAYLPFGEGPRNCIGARFGYVQTKVGLVCLLSKYKFKLHSRTSVPPIFDEKCDAHRANTKGRLKDISLSCLCTDSPLIRN; encoded by the exons ATGGTACTCGTGGAACTAATCGGGGCTCTTATCGGTGCTCTGAGCattgtgtatatttattataaatttgtgatATTCAACTTCTGGCGCAAGAGGGGTGTTTTTTACGTCGAACCTGTTGTACCAACTGGAAATATAACAGCTCTGGTAATTGGAAAAAAGCAAATAG GCGTTCTCTTCCAAGATGTCTACATGAAATATAAGAATCATCGCGCTATTGGAATGTACTCACTTTATAAACCAAACTTACTAATTGCTGATCCCGATCTTATTCGAGTGGTGTTGACAAAGGAATTCAGAAGTTTCCATGACCGCGGAATGTACTACAATGAAAAGACTGACCCATTGTCTGCCCATTTGTTTTGTATGCCTGGAAAGAGATGGCGAAATATGCGCGTCAAGATGACACCTACTTTCACTTCGGGAAAAATAAAGCAGATGTTCTCGATTGTTAAGGAATGTGGCGAAGAACTTGCAAAGTATCTGCAGAGCATAGCACAGATGAGAGATTCCGtcgaaataaaagatatatttgcaAG ATATTCGACAGATGTAATTATGTCAACGGCTTTTGGTATAAAATCTAATTGCATTGAGGAGCCGAATAACGAATATCGTaaacaagaaaagaaaattgtggAGATGAACTCGATTTGGATTGCCTTGTTCATATTCGTGCCGAAAATTATGGATTTCTTTTCCGTTCCTTTCACGGACCGACAAGTCACCAGCTTTTACATGAATATGTTTCGAGAGAATGTGGAATACAGACAAATTCATAATATCGTAAGGCACGACTTTATGAATCTGCTCATTCAACTTATGGGGAGAGGCTACGTTGATCCTGACGATGACAAGAAGACCACCGacgtaaaat CAACTGTAAGCAAACTCACTATGGAGGAAGCTGTGGCGCAAAGTTATATCTTCTTCATAGCAGGTTTCGAAACTTCCTCGACGACAGCAACATTCGCTCTGTACGAATTAGCACAACATCATGACGTACAAGATAAAGTTCGCCAGGATATCGATGAAATGTTGACAAAACATGGTGGTGTGACATATGACGCTGTGAACGAAATGACATATCTTCACAAAGTAGTAAATG AAACTTTGAGGAAATATCCGCCTATTCCAGTGTTGAATCGCACCTGTACCGAAGAAATAGACTTACCGACAATGAACGTTCGCCTGCCAAAGGGGACTTTAATAACTATACCGGTGCTTGGGCTGCATCGAGATCCGTCGATATATCCGGATCCAGATAAATTTGACCCGGAACGGTTCAACGCGAACGTGGTAGCAGAAAGGCTTCCTTACGCTTATTTACCATTCGGGGAAGGCCCACGAAATTGCATTG GTGCGCGATTTGGCTACGTGCAAACGAAAGTCGGACTTGTTTGTCTTTTGTCGAAATACAAATTCAAGCTCCACTCCCGGACTTCGGTTCCGCCTATTTTCGACGAAAAATGT GATGCACATCGAGCAAATACAAAAGGAAGACTGAAAGACATAAGTCTATCGTGCCTATGTACGG attCCCCACTGATAAGAAACTAA
- the LOC139818716 gene encoding probable cytochrome P450 6a14 isoform X1: MVLVELIGALIGALSIVYIYYKFVIFNFWRKRGVFYVEPVVPTGNITALVIGKKQIGVLFQDVYMKYKNHRAIGMYSLYKPNLLIADPDLIRVVLTKEFRSFHDRGMYYNEKTDPLSAHLFCMPGKRWRNMRVKMTPTFTSGKIKQMFSIVKECGEELAKYLQSIAQMRDSVEIKDIFARYSTDVIMSTAFGIKSNCIEEPNNEYRKQEKKIVEMNSIWIALFIFVPKIMDFFSVPFTDRQVTSFYMNMFRENVEYRQIHNIVRHDFMNLLIQLMGRGYVDPDDDKKTTDVKSTVSKLTMEEAVAQSYIFFIAGFETSSTTATFALYELAQHHDVQDKVRQDIDEMLTKHGGVTYDAVNEMTYLHKVVNETLRKYPPIPVLNRTCTEEIDLPTMNVRLPKGTLITIPVLGLHRDPSIYPDPDKFDPERFNANVVAERLPYAYLPFGEGPRNCIGARFGYVQTKVGLVCLLSKYKFKLHSRTSVPPIFDEKCIACVSAATSASRSTVTSCSTSTASSRMHIEQIQKED, encoded by the exons ATGGTACTCGTGGAACTAATCGGGGCTCTTATCGGTGCTCTGAGCattgtgtatatttattataaatttgtgatATTCAACTTCTGGCGCAAGAGGGGTGTTTTTTACGTCGAACCTGTTGTACCAACTGGAAATATAACAGCTCTGGTAATTGGAAAAAAGCAAATAG GCGTTCTCTTCCAAGATGTCTACATGAAATATAAGAATCATCGCGCTATTGGAATGTACTCACTTTATAAACCAAACTTACTAATTGCTGATCCCGATCTTATTCGAGTGGTGTTGACAAAGGAATTCAGAAGTTTCCATGACCGCGGAATGTACTACAATGAAAAGACTGACCCATTGTCTGCCCATTTGTTTTGTATGCCTGGAAAGAGATGGCGAAATATGCGCGTCAAGATGACACCTACTTTCACTTCGGGAAAAATAAAGCAGATGTTCTCGATTGTTAAGGAATGTGGCGAAGAACTTGCAAAGTATCTGCAGAGCATAGCACAGATGAGAGATTCCGtcgaaataaaagatatatttgcaAG ATATTCGACAGATGTAATTATGTCAACGGCTTTTGGTATAAAATCTAATTGCATTGAGGAGCCGAATAACGAATATCGTaaacaagaaaagaaaattgtggAGATGAACTCGATTTGGATTGCCTTGTTCATATTCGTGCCGAAAATTATGGATTTCTTTTCCGTTCCTTTCACGGACCGACAAGTCACCAGCTTTTACATGAATATGTTTCGAGAGAATGTGGAATACAGACAAATTCATAATATCGTAAGGCACGACTTTATGAATCTGCTCATTCAACTTATGGGGAGAGGCTACGTTGATCCTGACGATGACAAGAAGACCACCGacgtaaaat CAACTGTAAGCAAACTCACTATGGAGGAAGCTGTGGCGCAAAGTTATATCTTCTTCATAGCAGGTTTCGAAACTTCCTCGACGACAGCAACATTCGCTCTGTACGAATTAGCACAACATCATGACGTACAAGATAAAGTTCGCCAGGATATCGATGAAATGTTGACAAAACATGGTGGTGTGACATATGACGCTGTGAACGAAATGACATATCTTCACAAAGTAGTAAATG AAACTTTGAGGAAATATCCGCCTATTCCAGTGTTGAATCGCACCTGTACCGAAGAAATAGACTTACCGACAATGAACGTTCGCCTGCCAAAGGGGACTTTAATAACTATACCGGTGCTTGGGCTGCATCGAGATCCGTCGATATATCCGGATCCAGATAAATTTGACCCGGAACGGTTCAACGCGAACGTGGTAGCAGAAAGGCTTCCTTACGCTTATTTACCATTCGGGGAAGGCCCACGAAATTGCATTG GTGCGCGATTTGGCTACGTGCAAACGAAAGTCGGACTTGTTTGTCTTTTGTCGAAATACAAATTCAAGCTCCACTCCCGGACTTCGGTTCCGCCTATTTTCGACGAAAAATGT attGCATGTGTTTCGGCAGCAACATCAGCTTCAAGGTCAACGGTAACATCATGTTCAACGTCAACAGCATCTTCAAG GATGCACATCGAGCAAATACAAAAGGAAGACTGA